In Carya illinoinensis cultivar Pawnee chromosome 6, C.illinoinensisPawnee_v1, whole genome shotgun sequence, a single genomic region encodes these proteins:
- the LOC122314081 gene encoding dicarboxylate transporter 2.1, chloroplastic-like yields MESFALHSISTSFSLPSRTSFLLHRSRPISKSPPFLPTLRYSSSSSFSTFSSSSFPPIPKPSLLKSRLSPIHASSSSKTTNPSPPPPPQGAKPIPFIISISIGLIVRFLVPKPPQVTPQAWQLLSIFLSTVAGLVLSPLPVGAWAFLGLTSSIVTKTLTFSSAFAAFTNEVIWLIVISFFFARGFVKTGLGDRIATYFVKWLGKSTLGLSYGLTISEVLIAPAMPSTTARAGGVFLPIIKSLSLSAGSKPGDPSARKLGSYLIQSQFQSACNSSALFLTAAAQNLLCLKLAEELGVVITSPWISWLKAASLPALVCLLATPLILYKLYPPEAKDTPDAPAMAARKLEHMGPVTRNEWAMVGTMLLAVSLWVFGEALGIASVVGAMIGLSILLLLGVLNWEDCLSEKSAWDTLAWFAVLVGMAGQLTNLGIVAWMSDSVAKSLQSLSLSWSAAFGILQASYFLIHYLFASQTGHVGALYSAFLAMHLAAGVPGMLAALALAYNTNLFGAITHYSSGQAAVYYGAGYVDLPDVFKMGFIMALTNAAIWVVVGGFWWKFLGLY; encoded by the exons ATGGAGAGCTTCGCACTGCATTCTATCTCCACCTCCTTCTCTCTCCCCTCCCGCACTTCGTTCCTCCTCCACCGCTCCCGCCCCATCTCCAAATCCCCACCTTTCCTTCCTACCCTCCGAtattcctcctcctcctccttctccaccttctcctcctcttcctttCCCCCTATCCCAAAGCCTTCCCTCCTTAAATCACGTCTATCACCAATTCacgcctcctcttcctccaaaACCACAAACCCATCtccgcctcctcctcctcaaggTGCCAAACCCATCCCGTTCATAATCTCAATCTCTATTGGCCTCATTGTCCGCTTTCTCGTCCCCAAACCCCCACAAGTCACTCCCCAGGCCTGGCAATTACTCTCCATCTTCCTCTCCACCGTCGCCGGCCTCGTCTTGAGCCCATTGCCCGTCGGCGCTTGGGCTTTCCTCGGCCTCACCTCCTCCATCGTCACCAAAACGCTGACCTTCTCCAGCGCCTTCGCCGCGTTCACCAACGAGGTCATCTGGCTGATTgtcatctccttcttcttcgCCCGCGGTTTCGTGAAGACCGGGTTGGGGGATAGGATCGCCACCTATTTCGTCAAGTGGTTGGGGAAAAGTACCCTGGGGTTGTCATACGGCTTGACGATTAGCGAGGTGCTTATCGCGCCGGCAATGCCGAGCACCACCGCGAGGGCTGGTGGCGTGTTCTTGCCGATAATCAAGTCATTGTCGCTTTCAGCCGGGAGCAAACCGGGGGATCCCTCGGCAAGAAAGCTCGGGTCTTATCTCATTCAGTCCCAATTTCAG TCTGCTTGTAACTCTAGTGCTCTTTTCCTAACTGCTGCAGCTCAAAACCTGCTCTGCCTCAAATTAGCCGAGGAGCTAGGGGTGGTCATTACAAGCCCCTGGATTTCTTGGTTGAAGGCTGCTAGTTTGCCAGCACTTGTCTGTCTCCTAGCTACTCCATTAATCTTATACAAGCTATATCCTCCTGAAGCCAAAGATACACCAGATGCCCCTGCCATGGCTGCAAGGAAACTGGAACACATGGGCCCTGTCACCAGAAATGAGTGGGCGATGGTTGGTACAATGCTTCTTGCAGTCTCTTTGTGGGTCTTTGG AGAGGCTCTTGGTATAGCAAGTGTTGTAGGTGCAATGATAGGCTTATCGATACTCCTTTTGCTGGGAGTCCTGAATTGGGAGGATTGCTTAAGTGAAAAATCAGCATGGGATACCTTGGCTTGGTTTGCGGTTCTAGTGGGTATGGCTGGACAATTGACAAACCTTGGTATCGTCGCCTGGATGTCTGATAGTGTGGCCAAGTCCCTccagtctctctctctaagttGGTCAGCGGCATTTGGCATTCTTCAGGCATCTTACTTCTTGATCCACTACCTCTTTGCAAGTCAAACAGGTCATGTTGGAGCTTTATACTCTGCATTCCTTGCAATGCACTTGGCAGCGGGGGTTCCTGGCATGTTGGCAGCTCTGGCTTTGGCTTACAACACTAATCTTTTCGGTGCTATAACACATTATAGCAGCGGTCAGGCTGCTGTATACTATGGAG CTGGTTACGTTGACCTTCCCGACGTATTCAAAATGGGCTTCATAATGGCTCTTACAAATGCCGCCATCTGGGTAGTAGTTGGAGGATTTTGGTGGAAGTTTTTGGGCCTCTATTGA